In the Populus trichocarpa isolate Nisqually-1 chromosome 1, P.trichocarpa_v4.1, whole genome shotgun sequence genome, TTCTTTCTCATGCTGCTAACTGCTTGCCTACTAAGTAcactacttttcttttctttttctctggcATCTAATTGATTGTATGTAGTCAGTGTTCACAGAGTTGGTTTCTTTCATAGCTTCTATTTAAAtgtccaaaatttaaaatttttgccTTTCTGCTTAATTAACGCAAGGCATGACTTTTTTTGCAATCCCTGTTTCCATATGTAAGATAATAATTGCTTGCTTTTATTACACCTACCTTTCTGTTCATAATTTTGGTTCATAATTAACGCAAGGCATGactttttttgctttcttcGAGTGCAAATGTGCTGCTTTGATATAGCAGATTCAATTTCTAATTCCTGTGTTAAGGGTTGCTTTCGTTATTGTAGAAAAATTGACTGTGCAGCTTACACTAGAGATATCTATttctgatattttgtttaaggttACGGtgtcttttattgttttgtttaattgcTTTTACAGCCGTTCTGCTCAATTTTAAATCATAGGTGAGGAGTTAAGCACAATAGTTGGttctaaaataataaacttattatattatttttaaattttagcaagCTCATAGACAAGTAAAACACCTGCCTGATTCATTGTTTGCACTTCTAGACTTTTGTTTCATTTTCCTAATGCCAATTTGGTTGTGAAGGTCCTGCATGATggtttatttgctttttaatctttcttttcttttcttttttttgaaccTGATTGAATGATCACACATTGGTTTAGGGATTCTGAAGGAAGGATAATACTTGCAGATTTCAAGAAAGTGGATAATCAGGCATGTGCACAGATTGCAGAAGTCCAAGCTATTATACATAGATTAGCATAGGCAAGAGCTGATGGTTTGCTAGTACAGATGTGGAACTTGACAGATTCTTGGTTATTTCGCAAAATGACAAGCCGTTTTAGTCTGCACTACTTGTAATCCACCTTATATGATGATGTTGATATTGTGGACCTAGGGATATGATTTTTTGAAACAGTTGTGGTTGTGACtgttattttatataacttTAGGATTCTGTTAATATTTATCTTTAGGCTAAATATTAGGAATGAGTTGGATTCCATTTATAACACAGACTTccgtgtgtatatatatatatatatatatataagaagagTGGAACTCAGGGGATACTGATTCCAAAACAAAgttctctgtttctgttttctcTAGGTTTTCTAAGTATCTTGACATGGTATCAAGAGCAGGTTACTAGATTATCTgtccttcatgattttttttctccttctcagGAGAGCTTCCTTGTGGGTTCTCTATTCTCGGTACTGTCTTAGTCAATTTTTGGAGACCTTGCTTTTTAGTTCAACAACCAGGATTTCATCAACTTCCATTCTGTTTTTGGGTTCTATTCTTGTTTCAGTGGTTTTTGGAtttctgcattttttttctctggttcAGTTGGGCTATTTCAGCTcatattttttctggtttgggaATCACTTTTTAGCGCCATCTGTTCAAGCATTCTGGTGAGTTACTTCCTTTTGGCACCTCTGTTGTTATTCTCGCGTGTGATTATTTTCCTCCACTGCATCATCATGTCATACGATAAAGTTGACTCGTTTCATATTCGGTTTACTGGTAAAAACTATTCTGCTTGgaagtttcaatttaaattatttgttaaaggCAAAAAATTATGGGGTCATATTGATGGGAGTACTCCCGCACCTCAAGAGGTTGAGGCTTTGTCTAAATGGGAAATCAAGGATGCTCGGGTTATGACTTGGATTCTTAGCTCAGTTGAGCCTCACCTTATTCTCAATCTGAGGCCTTATACAACTGCCGCCACTATGTGGAATTATCTTAATCAAGTTTACAATCAAGACAACATGGCTCGGTGTTTTCAATTAGAGTATGAGATGGCTAATTTTACATAGGGAAGTCTCTCCATTGAGGaatattttttctggttttcaaaatctttgggCTGATTATTCAGACATTGTTTATGCTAATGTTCCCGTTGTAGCTCTATCTGTTGTTCAAGCAGTGCATGACACAAGCAAGAGAGATCAATTCTTGATGAAGCTTCGTTCTGATTTTGAAACTGCACGTTCTAATCTGATGAATCGTCATCCTGTACCATCTCTGGATACCTGTTTGAGTGAACTCCTTCGTGAGGAACAACGTATTGTCACTCAGACTGCCATGGAACATCAGGCTAATGTTAATGCACCTGTTTATGTGGCTTATGCAGCACAGGGGAGGAATAAGGGTAGAGACATGCGTGTTATCCAGTGCTTTAGTTGTAAAGCTTTTGGTCATATTGCTCGGGATTGTCCTAAGAAGTTCTGTAACTACTGCaagaaacaaggtcatatcatCTTTGTTTGTCCCATTCGACCTGAACGGAAGCAAGGTACTGCTTATCATGCCTCCACTAGTGCCTCTAGTTCTACTGCATTGCCTGTTGCCTCGCCAATTGTTCCTATTCCTGCTCCTATAGCTTTAGCAAACCCGAATACACTCACTCCTGAAATGGTACACCAGATGATCATTTCTGCTTTTTCTGCTTTTATGCTCTCAGGTAAtcataaattttcttctaagccATGGTATCTTGACTCTGGGACCTCTAACCATATGACCAATACTGTTGTTCCTCTTTTCAATGTTAGAAATTATGAGGGCAGTCTAAAAATTAACACTGCCGATGGCAACTCTCTGCCTATCAGTGTTGTTGGTGATCTTTCCTCTTCCTTAACCGATGTTTTTGTGTCTCCTGACCTCTCTACAAATCTTATTTTTGTTGGTCAATTAGTTGACAATGATTGTGATGTCCATTTCTCTCATTCTGGTTGTGTTGTGCAGGATCAAGTGTCAGGGAAAATGATCGCGAAGGGGCCTAAAGTGGGCCGACTCTTTCCTCTTTACATTTCTCCTTCCACTATTATTCCTAGTTTCCCTTTATTGTCCTTTGCATGTAATGTTGTTGGTTCTGAAAAAAAGATATGGCATAAACGTCTAGGCCACCCAAACTCTGATGTACTTCatactttgattaattttggATTATTGGGAAATAAAGCATgttcttctcttgatctttcttttgattgtaCATCATGCAAACTTGGAAAAAGTAAAGTTCTACCTTTTCCTCGTCATGCATCTCGTGCCTCACAATGTTTTGACATTATtcatagtgatgtttggggtattgtaCTCGTTATTTCTCATGCGCATTACAAGTACTTTGTTACTTTCATTGATGACTTTAGTCGTTTTACTTGGGTTTACTTCCTCCGGGCTAAGGCTGAAGTTTTCTCAGTCTTTAAGTGCTTTCTTGCACTTCTTGAGACTAAATTTTCTGCCCGCATCAAAGTCTTGCGCTCTGATTCTAGCGGTGAATACATGTCTAATGAGTTTTATGCCTTTCTTCAAAGCAAAGGGATCATCTCTCAGCGTTCTTCTCCTTCTACACCACAGCAAAATGGTGTTGCTGAGAGGAAAAATCGTCACCTTCTTCATGTGGTACGAACTCTTTTACTTGAATCATCTGTTCCTCCTCGTTTTTGGTGTGAAACACTTTCCACTTCAGTTCATTTGATCAATCGCTTACTCTCTCCTACGTTAAATCATGTTTCTCCTTTCTTTAAGTTGTTTGGTCATTCTTCTTTATATTCTGATCTTCGTACatttggttgtgtttgttttttgcatCTCCCTGCTCATGAACGACATAAACTTACTACTCAGTCTGTTAAGTGTGCTTTTCTTGGTTATGCTATCCCTCAAAAGGGTTATGTTTGTTATGATCCACATGTTCGTCGCATACGAGTTTCTCggaatgtgatttttttttaaaatcaatatttctttCCATCTCATATTGAGCAGCCATCTGCATTCTTATCTCGTTTGCCTAGCTTTTCCGATTCCACAACAATTATGGAAAGATTCAAACCtggttttatttatgaaagaCGTAATCGACATGAGTCTGGTTCTACTTCCCCCGTGCTCCCTTCCGATCTTGACTCGACGCCTGATCCTGCTTTTACTTCCACCACCCTTCGTCGGTCCACTCGTCCTTCTCGACCCCCTAATTGGTATGGTTTCTTCTCTCTTGTCTCTCTTGTTGCTACATTATCCACTATTTCCATTCCATCTTGCTACAAACAGGCCATGAAACATGAGTGTTGGCAACATGCAATGCAAACAGAACTTCAAGCACTTGAGGAGAATCATACTTGGGATATTGTTCCTTGTCCTCCTACAGTAAAACCTATTGGGAGTAAATGGGTATTTTCTGTAAAACTTTGTTCTGATGGCTCTTTGGACCGACACAAAGCTCGCCTCGTAGCTCTGGGTAACAAGCAGGAATATGGGGTTGATTATGAGGAGACCTTTGCTCCTGTTGCTAAAATGACCACAGTTCGAACCATTTTAGTTATTGCCGCTTCACAGTCGTGGCAACTATATCAAATGGATGTGAAGAATACCTTTCTTCATGGTGATTTGCAAGAAGCGATTTACATGAAGCTTCCCTCTGGTATGACTACTTCTTTTCCTCATGATGTCTATAAACTAAAGCGTTCTCTGTATGGGCTTAAACAGACACCCCGGGCTTGGTTTGAGAAGTTTCGCAATACATTTCTTGACTTCAATATCACACAAAGTAGGTAtgattcttctctcttttttcacacGTCTGCGTTGGGTATAGTCCTTCTCTTGGTTTATGTagatgatattattattactgcATTGACTGTGGTTTGATTACTAAGCTTCAACAACTGTTACATGCAACTTTTCATATGAAAGATCTTGGTCACCTCACATACTTCTTAGGATTGGAATTTCATCATCGGGCCAATGGTATATTTGTGAACCAGCATAAGTATATTCAAGATCTTATTACTTTGGCTGGTTTAGAGGACACTTCTTCTGTTGATACTCCTATGGAGGTAAATGTCAAATATAGGAAAGATGAAGAGGACCTTCTAGATGATCCTACTCTCTATCGGCGCCTGGTTGGGAGTCTTATCTACTTGACCACTACTCAACCTGATATCTCCTATGTTGTTCATCAGGTTAGTCAGTTTATGTCTTCTCCTAGGCATCTCCATCTTGCTGCAGTTCGACGCATCATCCGCTATCTTCAAGGTTCACCTACTCGTGGGTTGTTCTTTCCTACCGACTCATCTCTTCAACTTGTTGCCTAtagtgatgctgattgggctgggTGTCCAGATACACGTCGATCTACTACGGGTTGGTGTATATTTTTAGGTAATGCCTTAATTTCTTGGAGATGTAAGAAACAAGATCGTGTTTCTAAATCCTCTACCGAGGCTGAGTATCGTGCCATGTCTACTGCTTGTTCTGAAATAGCATGGCTACGCGGTCTTTTTTAGGAGCTTGGGTTTCCTCATACTACTCCTACTCCTCTTCATGCTGATAACACTAGTGCTATTCAGATTGCCACCAATCCTGTTTTTCATGAACGTACCAAGCACATTGAGGTTGATTGTCATTCTATTCGAGACACCTTGGAAAGTCGAGTGATATCTCTTCCTAACATCTCTTCCGATCTCCAAGTTGCTGATATCTTCACCAAAGCTATGACTCAACAGCGACATCAATTTCTTATTGACAAATTGTTGCTAGTTGACTTACCAGCATCAATTTGAGGGGGGATGTTATTGTATATAACTTTAGTACTCTGTTAATATTTATCTTTAGGctaaatattaagaatgagtTAGATTCCATTTATAACACATATTTCCGTGTGTAcagatgaaatatatatatatatatatatatatatatatatatatatatatatatatatatataaaagaagagtGGAACTTAGGGGATACTGATTTCAAAACAAAgttctctgtttctgttttctcTAGGTTTTCTAAGTATCTTGACAGTGACAGCCTGTTGTCACTTAGAGAAGAACCCCACTTTGTAGTCTATTTATTGATTTACTGGAACAGTTTAAGTGGACTACAGTCCCATGAGGTTTACTCCATACTgcgggttttccacgtaaaatTATCGTGTCTTGTTCTTGTGATTGCTGGTCTTGGATTGTGTTACTGTTGtatattttgattcatttttggAGAAGTAGTGGGACTTGTGCTTGTTTATGCCTGCTAGAGCAAAAATTTACTGAAGCTAGTGGTTCTGAGTGGCTCAGGATTTCTGGTATCCCACAAATCAAGATGGATCTCCACTTTATACAAAGAAGTTTCACATCATcaagttctatttttttctacaagAAGTTCTCAAAAGACTCATTTTTTATGCCGCTATATTATCTATTGTTTTGGGATacaacttcatttttcttgtaTTATCTTGTCAGTGAATGATGAACAACAACATGTCTCAGTGTTATCTCAGTTGATTTTTGTAATCTATCTCCAATTAATggtctgattttttttggtaacctgATTTTCTGGGTTTTAATCACTCTCAATCGGATGTTTTTAATCTTATCAGTGTTATGCCAAAATTCTAGCTCAATCTTCTGGAAATCTTATGCCAATGCTTGGAAAACtggttcaaaaaaatttcaattcgtTCAGCAATGAAACTTGATTCTGATATCAGTTGTGTCAGAGGATTTAAGGCGTTCAATAGGCAGCAACTTCCATTTTCTGATATGTAGAAAGTCTCAGCAACTACACATGCGAGCCATTCTGATAAATTTACCTCTAATGCTTTTAGTAATACAGGCACGGCTATTGCTACTTGTAGATATCTTGCATGGGATAGAGAACATGGTGGCGGATTATCTTCCTAAAGTGACTCAACTTCAATGAACAGTTGCAATATTTTTGCTCTGTCTAAAGGTAAGTGTTCTGGACTGTGCAGGATGTTGTCATCGTCAATGCCATTCATTTTCTTCCGTTTCTTCTTGCATGTATGTTTCAATCTCTTCACACTCATAGGGTGTAGTCCATTTGTAAGCTTAAACTACTAATATGAGTTGAGCAAGACAACTTCTTGGCATTGATTGAGCAGGACATTTATAATAAACAGATCACATAAAAGCTGTGTTCTGAAGGTATTTACTTACTGATTAGATTATATGGAGGTATACAGTAGAAGAATTAATTTACTTAATTATTAGCTGACAGATtagtttcaattttcaaaagttttatAACAGAAGAGTACATCAAAACTCTCACACACCCCTTCTACCAGAGTCAGACTTGGTCAAAGATCTTAATCTAACAAGAAACTTTGCCTTCCTCTTCTTTCCATTAGTCTTCCCCGGAGATGAGTCCCAATTCTCCGGTGACCCCACCGTTAACACACTCTGAGGTGACCTTGTCAAGGCCGCCATATCTTCATACTCTATACTGGTATTTAGATGTTCAGTGCTGCCAGTACTCAAAATTCTGGCTTGCATTGCAGACACCACTTCTTTTATTGCTAAATCAACATTGTTCCCTCTATTCCGCAGCAATATCTCCCCTATCTGAGCAGGAGTGAGTGCGCCACCTGACCGTATACAGCTCTCTACCACATCAAAAGAAGAATGCCACTCTATCCCAAGATAGTTCATAGCCAATGCCTTGAATGCATGCATCCCACAGGTGCCTAAGCTAACATGCACGTCCATCCGCCCGCATCGAACCAATGCAGGATCCACATTTTCTCGATGATTGGTTGTGAACACTATTATCCTCTCCTCCCCACAACAAGACCATAATCCATCTGTGAAGTTGAGGAGACCTGATAAGGTAACACGCCCACTCTCCTCTAATAACTGATCATTGCCTGTACCCAGGTCCTTATTATAacctgatgatgatgatctttTCCTTCTTGTTGCAGTAGCAGTAGTGGCCTTCATCATTCTATCAGCAGTCAGATCAAGGGAGCAGTCTATGTCCTCAATGACAATTATTGATCGATTACTAGTCTGGATTAGTAGAGCTCTGAGCTCTGAGTTGTCAGTGACTTTGGTGAGTTCAAGATCATAAACATCATAGCACAAATAATTAGCCATTGCAGCTATCAGACTTGATTTGCCCGACCCTGGTGGACCATAAAGCAAGTATCCCCTCTTCCATGCCCGTCCAACTCTGTGATAAAACTCTCTGCCACTAGCAAATGCCTTCAAGTCCTCCATCATCTGCTTCTTCAAGTGAGGCTCCAGAGCCAGCGTTTCGAAGGTGGATGGATGACGGAAAGGAACTGAGACCCAGCCTGACTCGTATGAAGCATTGCCATTGTTAGTAAACAGCCTCCTTTCTCTTGACACTCGCTCAAACTCTTCAGCACGTGATGTCACGTGCTGGATATAAGGCGACAGCAGCAAATGCCGGAGTCGCTTTGGAAGCTTGAGAGTGAAGCTACGTTTCTCTTCTAATGAGTCCTGGACAGTGTCCACATGGTGTGTCCAAGAAAGAGAATGGCCATTGAAGGAGTCGTGGATGGTATGATTGGGAGCTATAGTGAAGGAAATGCAATTGGATGACTTGGAACGGGAGAGGGTGAAGCGTCGGCAGGTGGAGGCAGTGGCAGAGGAATTGACAGAGTTGAGATAGAGGTTGACATGGCGGTAGAGATCATTGATTTCAACACCACAGTAGCCATTAAATTCAGGGATGTCAAAGTATGAATATGGGGAGATGAAGTCCTGGAGGGACTCATAGAGGGAGTGAAGAAGGGAGAGGAGTTGTGTAGGTAAGATGTTTTGAAGAACTGTGAGAAGGCCTAAGAGTGACCAAAGTTGTGACAATATCTCCATGTTTGTCTGTTGTATGTTTTTTGGGTTGGTGAATTGTGATTTTGTCTCTGCCTAGCTATATGCAATGTTTGAGGAGGTTCGGCATTTATATCATGGAAGATGACAAATGGGAGGAGGGTGGGGATTGTTGATTGATGATTATGTTGGGTATATAGTGTATGTATATGGTTTTGAGTAAGATATATGCAACCTTATGGAAAACTCTAAAAAGAGACATATGAAGGCAAAGACAGTGAGTGTTCAGAGGTCTGGAAAAAGCAGCAGCAAAGATAAAGCTAAAGGTGAAGCCGACCAGtcttcttttgcttttgtttttccatgtaAGCTGCAATAGCACTAATAGACGCGCTAGCTAgagtagaaagaaagaaaaaaagtagagAAGAGGCACACTAGGGCATGGAGTGTGCATGTAAACACACGAGAAGATAgattgcttttgcttttgcttttgctccCCTCTTTACCAATCATCTTTTgctttttccttctcttaatATGGGGTTCGCTTAGGTCAGAGAATGTTCTTGGGAATAATTACACTCATCATGATCAGAGGATATATGCATGATAATTGTGCAATTGGTGACAGCATATAGTAGTAGT is a window encoding:
- the LOC18095006 gene encoding AAA-ATPase At4g25835; this encodes MEILSQLWSLLGLLTVLQNILPTQLLSLLHSLYESLQDFISPYSYFDIPEFNGYCGVEINDLYRHVNLYLNSVNSSATASTCRRFTLSRSKSSNCISFTIAPNHTIHDSFNGHSLSWTHHVDTVQDSLEEKRSFTLKLPKRLRHLLLSPYIQHVTSRAEEFERVSRERRLFTNNGNASYESGWVSVPFRHPSTFETLALEPHLKKQMMEDLKAFASGREFYHRVGRAWKRGYLLYGPPGSGKSSLIAAMANYLCYDVYDLELTKVTDNSELRALLIQTSNRSIIVIEDIDCSLDLTADRMMKATTATATRRKRSSSSGYNKDLGTGNDQLLEESGRVTLSGLLNFTDGLWSCCGEERIIVFTTNHRENVDPALVRCGRMDVHVSLGTCGMHAFKALAMNYLGIEWHSSFDVVESCIRSGGALTPAQIGEILLRNRGNNVDLAIKEVVSAMQARILSTGSTEHLNTSIEYEDMAALTRSPQSVLTVGSPENWDSSPGKTNGKKRKAKFLVRLRSLTKSDSGRRGV